Part of the Leclercia sp. AS011 genome is shown below.
ACTGCTACTGGAGTACTTCAGTTTCCGTCCGAAGTTTATGTTTGTGGAACTGTGCGGTCTCGACGCTATAGGGCTTACTGCGGCCAGTAGCTGGTTTGAGGTAGACATGGTGCTCAGCGAAGCATGGTCACCCGATCTGCCGTTTGAGACGGATAATTTTCGCCTGCACTGTGCACCGGTGATCAACCTCTTCACGCTTGAGGCGGACCCACTGACGCTCAGTCCGCTGGAGAATGAGTACCTCCTACGGCCGCTGCGCCTTCAGGACGGGCACACCGAGATTTACAGCGTGGATAATATCCATGGTGCGGTGAAACTCGGTAAGCACCAGTATGTCCCGTTCGCCAGCTTCCGGCACCGGGGTGGCATGATGCGCCACGATGCGCCAGAGCGTTACTATCACACGCGTGTGAAGCGCGGCGCATCCGGTCTCTATGACACATGGCTTATCCTCGGCGGACGTTCATTCGAGCTGGATCAGTTGTCTGAAAAACCGGAATCCCTCTCAATGCGGATCACCGGCACTAACGGCCAACTGCCGCGTAAAGCTCTGGAAAGTACCCTCCTGGACAGGGTGGTTAAAGCAGGCAAGGTTCCGGTCAGGATACTCAACGTCACGGCTCCCACGATGCCCCTTTATCCCCCGGCTAATGATCGGTTCCACTGGCGAGTCATGAGCCATCTTGGCTCAAACTTCCTCAGCATGATGGATAATCCGGAAGTGCTGCGCGGAACGCTGGCGCTTTACGACTGGACTGATGATGAGATGAACCGACGTCGCCTTGAAGCCATCGTTGCAGTGAAACACACGCTGGTCCGCCGCTTTGAGAAAGGCTTTATGTTACGGGGTGTGGATATCGAGGTCACGCTGAATATGGACAACTTTGCAGGCGAGGGCGACGTGAACCTGTTCGGTGAGATGCTGCACCGGTTCTTCGCGCTCTATGCCGATATTCACCTCTTTAACCAGCTCACGCTGGTGCTGCAACCTACAGGGAAACGACTGAGATGGCGCGAGAATCACAGCCAGCACGTACCGGGCTGACGCTGGCTCTTAACAAAGATATCTGGCGAGCCAATTTCTATCGATTCTGCCAAATGCTGGAACAGGAAAATCCGGACGCACCTAAACTAGGTTCCACCAGTTATCCGGGCGACGATCCGATACGATTCAGGCCCTGGCCAGGTATGGGCTTCCCGGTCAGTACCCTGAAAACGGTTGAGATCGACGAAGACCATCCGTCATTACCACCAACTGTCCGCACGACATTTCTCGGGATGTATGGGGTGGACTCCCCTCTGCCGACGTCCTACCTGGATGACATTGCGCAGCGCCGTGAAGGACACGAGGCGATCACTTCGTTTCTGGACATTTTCAGCCACCGGATCACCACGCAGTATTACCGGATCTGGCGAAAATACGCGTATCCGGCGACCTTCGAGGCTGGTGGTCGCGATGCCACATCACAGTGTCTGTTGGGGCTGGTGGGACTCGGTATACCTGGCACGGCGGAGCAAGTAGCCACGCCGGTTTCCCGTTTCCTGGCTCTGCTGGGCACCATGCGATTACCCACCCGTAATGCCGAAGGCATTCGGGCCCTGGTGAGCCTGCTGGCGCCGAATACCCGGGCAATAATCACCGAACCCGATCCGGTTAAGGTCCATATCGATAATCGCAATGGGCTGGGGGCCGGAAGCCGTATCCGCCTTTCGCAGCGAGCCACGCTGGGTAAAACGGCAAAGGAAGCATGCAGCCGGGTACTGATGACGCTGCAAACAGAGGATCCGTGCGAGGCGGAAGGCTGGTTACCCGGTGGTGTCCTCCATACCGATTTGCTGGTTCTGCTGCGTGTCTATCTCGGCTACCGCAGTGACACCCGACTGCGTCTCACTGTACCCGTGCGGTTATTGCCTGAGCCTCGCCTTGGCAAAGGTAGGCGTATCCAACTGGGCCGTACCGGTTTGCTGGGCCTGAAAGCAGGCAAGCTTAGCAATGGCCGGGATAGTCTGACCGTCATCCTGGGCTGCTATGAAGGGCTGCAATGTTCTGCATTAACCCCTGCTGAAGACGCCCATTACCGCTTCGAATAATCACGTACACCCACTCTCAATAAAGGAACTTTTGAATGGCAACAGTAACCCGCTGTCGGGCGCTGACGCTTATTGCCTGCGGTCTGCTCGCAGGCTGCGGTCTGACCCAGACCGTCACGGACGGTACGGTCAGCATCACAAAATCCCTCTTCTACAAGAAAATTAAAACGCTGCATCTTGATTTTACCCCGCGCACGGCCATTAACGCCGATGGCGCGCAGACGCCACTGGCGACAATGGTGCGGGTTTATCAGCTCAGGGATCGTAAAGCGGTTGATGCCACCGATTACCAGACGCTGCTGCGCAACGCCGATAAGGCACTTAAGGACGACGTGCTGGCATCAAAAGAGCTGCTGGTGATGCCCAACGGTAGCGTGACGCTCAACGTGCCCATGGATGAAGACGCTCAGTTCGTGGCTGTGGCGGGGTTGTTTAACCGACCTGATCTGCAAGACAACCGCTGGCGTCTGGTATTGACGCGTGATGACCTCGATCCGGACAACCCCCGCACTATTGAGCTGGGTGATGGCTGGCTCAGACTTGTGCCGGTAAAGGAGTGACGTGATGGATAACTGGTCAGCGCTTTTTGACGGACAGACGCGCTATTTTCTGGATATCAATGACAGCACAGTGAAACCGGATGTTTTGCGCTTTCGCGGCAGGGAAGCGCTGAGCAGGCCATTCAGATGGGACATCGAGTTCACCACGCCGCAGGCGAACATTGCCCCGGAACAGGTGCTGATGAAATATGCGTCGTTGCGAATGCGAAGCGGCAAAAATGTCCACGGCATAGTGACCTGCCTGGAATGGCTGTCCACATCAAAGGACCAGTCCCACTACCGCCTCACGCTCAGTTCCCGCCTGGCGCTCCTGGGATACACCCGGCAGTGCGCCGTATTTCAGAACCAGTCCGTCCCGGAGGTGGTGGAGCAGGTGCTGCGCAAACACGGGCTGGAGGGGCCTGATTTTGAATTCAGACTGGAGCGCACCTACCCGTCGCGTGAAATTATCACCCAGTGGCAGGAAACGGACCTGCAGTTCATCCAGCGCATTCTGTCTGAGGTGGGAATTTACTGGCGCACGGAAATGGATGACACCCGCGAACTGGATGTGTACATCCTGGCCGACAGCCAGCTGAACTACCAGTTTGATGTGCGCCTGCCGTACAGCGAGCCATCGGGCCTGTTCGACGGCGCGGCAGAATCGGTCTGGGATGTGCGGACCTGGCACAACGTTGCCACCGGCACCGTCGCCACGCGGGATTACAACTACCGGACTGCCAGTGCGCCGATGGATTCGACGGTCAGCGTGCGTAATGATGCGGTCACCACCGGGGAGCATTACCGCTACGCGGCACCGTATCGTGAAGCGGGTGATGACGCGAACCCGGAGCCGGAAACCGAATCCGGCGCGTTCTACGCCCGAATTCACCATGAGCGGGAGCTCAACAGGTCGGCCCGCATTCACCTGTTCAGCAATGCTTCCGGTCTGACGCCCGGGCAGGTGCTGGAGCCGCAGGGCGATGTCATTACGGCCCTGAAAGAGGGCGTTATCCTAACGCTCGTGACCTTTCGGGGGGCCCGTGATTCTCGTCTGCACGTGTCGGCCTGGGGAATGCCTTACACCGAACGTTACTGTTTCCGCCCGGCGGAACTGCCGCGTCCGGTCATCCCGGGTACGCTTCCGGCGCGGATTGAGAGCCGGGAGAAAAACGATATCTACGCTCACCTGGATGAGCAGGGGCGCTACCGGGTGAAGCTGGATTTCGACCGGGAAGGAACAGCGCCGGGCTACGGCTACCTGTGGCTGCGGATGGCGAAACCTTATGCCGGTGAAACGCTGGGCTGGCACACGCCGCTCATCGACGGCACCGAAGTGGCGATAGCGTACAGCAACGGTGATATCGACCTGCCGTACATCGCGTATGCGCTGCACGACTCTGAGCACCCGGACCATGTCGCCCGCGACAACCACACCCGCAACGTGCTGCGCACGCCCGCGAACAACAAGCTGCGGATGGAAGACAGGCGCGGTGAGGAGCATATCAAGCTCGCGACGGAGTATGGTAAGACACAGCTTAACAGCGGGAATCTGGTGGACAGCAAAGGCCAGCTGCGCGGTAAGGGCACAGAGCTGCGCACCGATGAGTGGGGAACCCTGAGAGCCGGGAAGGGGCTGTTTGTCAGCGCGGATGCGCAGGCGAAAGCACAGGGTGAGGCGCTGGATATGAGCGCCGTGCTGAAGGAAATCGACCGGCTTAACCAGCAACTGCAGCAGCTGGAAATCGCGGCGGAGCAGGCGCAGGCGCTGAAGGCGGATGTTGACAGCCAGATAGCGATGTTTGAGCAGCGGCTGAAACCGCTCAATGAAGCCGTGCTGTTCTCGGCACCTGAAGGCGTGGCCCTGACCAGCGGGGAGCATATGCAGATGACAGCCACAAAAAACGTTGCCATGAATGCCGGAGGCGATTTCAGTGCTGGCGTCATGGGTAACATGACCGCCCTCGCTGGAGAAAAGCTCGGTCTGTTTGCCCGCACCGGCCAGTTGAGTCTGAAGTCCGGAGAGGGACCGGTAGAAGTGCAGGCGCAGAACGCCAGTATGCGTCTGTTCGCGGAGAAGAAAATGACACTGAGCTCGGCGAGTGACATCTCGTTTGCCGGTAAGAAACGCATCACGCTGATTGGCGGCGGGAGTTACCTGCGACTTGAGGCGGGAAGGGTTGAGTACGGCACGACAGCGACGTATATACGCAAAGTGAAGCGGACGATGGCGGCGGGTGCTGCATCAATACCAGTTAAGGCGACAACGGGTGGCGGTATCTGCCTCAGTTGTCTGATGAAAGCGGCGATGAATGGTGACACTTTTGTTGTAAGAGGTGAATCATGAGCAGTGTCAGCTTTTGCCTCGCAATGCAGTTCCTGATTCATTCATCAGACGTCTCAGTGTTTGCTTTAGTTGATGGCCTGCAGTATGAGCGCTTCACCGGTTATGAACTGAAAATAAAACAGGATGTTTGTTTGCCCTTATTTGATACCTGGCCGGATTCGCGTATTGCCTTTGCCGGACCGTGGCTAATCAGGATGAATGAAACAATGGCAATGAGGGAGCAACTGGAAGCTCTGGAAATCGCATTACCCGGCGTGTCCTGGATAGTGTCAGACTCCCCGCCGGAGGAACTGGTTGCGCATTTACAGAGATATATGAACACAGGACTTCCGGACGGACAGGCTGCTTTACTGCGTTTTCAGGATCCGCGTGTTCAGGTTCGTCTGGGGACGATGCTGAACAGTCAGCAGCACCGGGAAATGACAGGTTTAATGCGTGAATGGCTGACAACAGTGAACGGGAAAGTATGGTCATTTAAACAAAGGGAATTCATATGCTGAAGCTGTCTGAAGAGCAGTGTGCCGGTGTGGACAAAATGGAAGATGATGATTTTGTTCGCGATACCGCGCAAAGACTGAAGAGGAAATTTCCTGGGATTAACGAACCGGATGGCACGTTCCATGTTCGCCTGAGAAAGGCACTGGATCATGCCAATACTCTTCCGCTGAAAGAAAAGAATGTGAAGCGAGATTTTTTGTTTCTGGAAGCGTTCTGGCCGGGTTTTTATCTGAAGCCCGAAGTGGATAAATGGCTGAGAACCCCGAATGGTTATTCAGTTGATCAGCGGGTTGAAGATTATATGCATGTGATGATAAACAGGGAAAGGAGGGGACTCTGATGGTTATGATCCCACCGGTGGTGACAGGGGGAATGGGCGGGGCTGCAACCGGAAGTGTCGGTGTGGCTGGAGGTTCAACCGGAACAGCAACATTTCCCGGAGCAGGAGGCAGCCGTGGCGGCTGGGAAGATGAGAATATGTCATATCCAGGTTCAGGAAATGCGCAGTCCCGGAGCCTGGGGGGATTTGATTATCAGGGAAAACAGTATGATCCGATACTGAATGACCCCATGGCGGTCAGTGCAGAGACGCACGGTGATTTCTGGGAAGATGATATGGATTACTCAGAAACGGTAAGTTATGAGGGCGTCGATACCAGAGCAGGAGCACAGGCGAAGACGGATGAAAAAACCTGTGAGAACTGCCCTCCGGAAGGGAAGGTGATGCCGATGATCAGGCGTTGTTCGCGATGGAGTATGGTGACAATCAGCTACCAGACGCGTATCTGCGGTACATTTTATAATCCGGAAACGCAGCAGATCCAGGAGTTTAAATACTGCGGTGTATCGTTTGATGGGTGGAAAAATAAACTTTGCCAGTTCTGGGAGGCCAAAGCGCGGTATGATCAATTTTTGATTAGCTCTCGACAAAAAAAACATTGGTGGAAAGGTGATAGGAGTGCAGTGAAACAGGCTGCCCGACATCAGGCTGTTGCAACAATAAATCAACCATTAAAAGTGGTTTGGATTTTTATGCAACCGATTAGCTTTGCCTACTTTCAAAGGATATTTATTGGATTTAAAGACATAATTGTAAGGTATCAGCCATGAAGTTAGATTTCAGAATAGAACATGAGTTTGACCGCTGTGAATCAATAAAACCAGTAGAACTTGCAACTCTTTTTCAAGGAGTTACCAAACAATTAGATGAACTTTTAGGGACTAAAAGATCATGGTACGAACAAGGATATTCAAGAAAGCAGGCCCTGCAATACAAAATATTCACTGAGGATGGGCTATCCGAAGATGTTCTTAGCCGTTGGGAGAATGAGTATAAAAAAGACTATCCGAATTGGACCGCTGGTATTTGGGATGGTGGGTCTGATGAAGATAGTGCAGGAGTGGATTGTTATCAGTCATATTCAAGTACTCACCGCAGGAAAAATCCTCTAAGCTTGGTTGTCAGTTTTTCTGTAGAGTTGAATCAAACAAGTATTAACGCTGAAAAAATGATTGATTTTTTAACTTTTTTGTTACATTCATCCGAAGGCTGTACTTATTCTTGTGTGGAATCTGGTGGTTATAGTTTTACCGAAATAATCCCTAAAGAAAATGGATACGATGAAGTATATAAAAAAGTATTTCCTGACAGGATATCTTGCGGGTGGATGTTATTCATGCCTGCCATTATTTTACCTGACTTGATTCCAGATGCTGCCAGAGTTGTTCCTGTCCGAAAGGGTGGTAAACAGATTGGAACAATCGTTGTTTCCACGGAACAAATATTTGATGGAAATAACAAAGAACACATAGGCAAAGCTAACGATATTGAAATTAAGCTTCTGGATCTTGGCTTGTTGCCACTGATGACAGAGCTTTAATTCTGACAGTCGCGAAGTAGGAATTTACTGGCGCACGGAGATGGACGACACCCGTGAACTGGACATGTACATTTTTACCGACAGCCAGTTTAACTACCGGTTTGACGTACGCTCCCCTACAGCGAGCCATCAGGCCTGTTTGACGGCGCGGCAGAATCGGTCTGGGACGTGCGGACCTGGCACAACATCGCCACCGGGACCGTCGCCACGCGGGATTACAACTACCGGACAGCCACTACGCCGATGGATGCGACGGTCAGCGTGCGTAATGATGCGGTCACCACCGGGGAGCATTACCGCTACGCAGTGCCATATCGTGAAGCAGGTGATGACGCGAACCCGGAGCCGGAAACCGAATCCGGCGCCTTTTATGCACGCCTTCACCACGAGCGGGAGCTCAACAGGTCGGCCCGCATTCATCTGTTCAGCAACGCGGCACTCCTCGCACCCGGGCAGGTGCTGGAGTCGCAGGGTAATGTCATTGCAGCCCTGAAAGAAGGTATCGTCCTCACGCTGGTGACCTTCCGGGGAGCCCGTGATTCCCGTCTGCACGTGTCGGTATGGGGCATGCCCTACACCGAACGGTACTGTTTCCGCCCGGTGGACATCCCGCGCCCGGTAATTCACGGC
Proteins encoded:
- the tssF gene encoding type VI secretion system baseplate subunit TssF; translation: MDDLTLRYYEAEMRYLREAGKEFARAHPDRAAMLNLDKPGARDPYVERLFEGFAFLMGRLREKLDDDLPELTEGLVSLLWPHYMRTIPSLAIVEFMPDWRNLRQAETLAEGFSVLSRPVGPHKTVCQYRTTRDVPLQPLHLTRVHLHTETDGRSAIRLRFECPEKVDWSKAGLEKVALFLNAESPVSSALHLAMTRHVHAIYARHAETGTERHKFDGWCRPMGFDDHDGLWKKSDTAFSGYQLLLEYFSFRPKFMFVELCGLDAIGLTAASSWFEVDMVLSEAWSPDLPFETDNFRLHCAPVINLFTLEADPLTLSPLENEYLLRPLRLQDGHTEIYSVDNIHGAVKLGKHQYVPFASFRHRGGMMRHDAPERYYHTRVKRGASGLYDTWLILGGRSFELDQLSEKPESLSMRITGTNGQLPRKALESTLLDRVVKAGKVPVRILNVTAPTMPLYPPANDRFHWRVMSHLGSNFLSMMDNPEVLRGTLALYDWTDDEMNRRRLEAIVAVKHTLVRRFEKGFMLRGVDIEVTLNMDNFAGEGDVNLFGEMLHRFFALYADIHLFNQLTLVLQPTGKRLRWRENHSQHVPG
- the tssG gene encoding type VI secretion system baseplate subunit TssG, coding for MARESQPARTGLTLALNKDIWRANFYRFCQMLEQENPDAPKLGSTSYPGDDPIRFRPWPGMGFPVSTLKTVEIDEDHPSLPPTVRTTFLGMYGVDSPLPTSYLDDIAQRREGHEAITSFLDIFSHRITTQYYRIWRKYAYPATFEAGGRDATSQCLLGLVGLGIPGTAEQVATPVSRFLALLGTMRLPTRNAEGIRALVSLLAPNTRAIITEPDPVKVHIDNRNGLGAGSRIRLSQRATLGKTAKEACSRVLMTLQTEDPCEAEGWLPGGVLHTDLLVLLRVYLGYRSDTRLRLTVPVRLLPEPRLGKGRRIQLGRTGLLGLKAGKLSNGRDSLTVILGCYEGLQCSALTPAEDAHYRFE
- the tssJ gene encoding type VI secretion system lipoprotein TssJ codes for the protein MATVTRCRALTLIACGLLAGCGLTQTVTDGTVSITKSLFYKKIKTLHLDFTPRTAINADGAQTPLATMVRVYQLRDRKAVDATDYQTLLRNADKALKDDVLASKELLVMPNGSVTLNVPMDEDAQFVAVAGLFNRPDLQDNRWRLVLTRDDLDPDNPRTIELGDGWLRLVPVKE
- a CDS encoding type VI secretion system Vgr family protein — protein: MDNWSALFDGQTRYFLDINDSTVKPDVLRFRGREALSRPFRWDIEFTTPQANIAPEQVLMKYASLRMRSGKNVHGIVTCLEWLSTSKDQSHYRLTLSSRLALLGYTRQCAVFQNQSVPEVVEQVLRKHGLEGPDFEFRLERTYPSREIITQWQETDLQFIQRILSEVGIYWRTEMDDTRELDVYILADSQLNYQFDVRLPYSEPSGLFDGAAESVWDVRTWHNVATGTVATRDYNYRTASAPMDSTVSVRNDAVTTGEHYRYAAPYREAGDDANPEPETESGAFYARIHHERELNRSARIHLFSNASGLTPGQVLEPQGDVITALKEGVILTLVTFRGARDSRLHVSAWGMPYTERYCFRPAELPRPVIPGTLPARIESREKNDIYAHLDEQGRYRVKLDFDREGTAPGYGYLWLRMAKPYAGETLGWHTPLIDGTEVAIAYSNGDIDLPYIAYALHDSEHPDHVARDNHTRNVLRTPANNKLRMEDRRGEEHIKLATEYGKTQLNSGNLVDSKGQLRGKGTELRTDEWGTLRAGKGLFVSADAQAKAQGEALDMSAVLKEIDRLNQQLQQLEIAAEQAQALKADVDSQIAMFEQRLKPLNEAVLFSAPEGVALTSGEHMQMTATKNVAMNAGGDFSAGVMGNMTALAGEKLGLFARTGQLSLKSGEGPVEVQAQNASMRLFAEKKMTLSSASDISFAGKKRITLIGGGSYLRLEAGRVEYGTTATYIRKVKRTMAAGAASIPVKATTGGGICLSCLMKAAMNGDTFVVRGES
- a CDS encoding DUF4123 domain-containing protein, with protein sequence MSSVSFCLAMQFLIHSSDVSVFALVDGLQYERFTGYELKIKQDVCLPLFDTWPDSRIAFAGPWLIRMNETMAMREQLEALEIALPGVSWIVSDSPPEELVAHLQRYMNTGLPDGQAALLRFQDPRVQVRLGTMLNSQQHREMTGLMREWLTTVNGKVWSFKQREFIC
- a CDS encoding Tox-REase-5 domain-containing protein yields the protein MVMIPPVVTGGMGGAATGSVGVAGGSTGTATFPGAGGSRGGWEDENMSYPGSGNAQSRSLGGFDYQGKQYDPILNDPMAVSAETHGDFWEDDMDYSETVSYEGVDTRAGAQAKTDEKTCENCPPEGKVMPMIRRCSRWSMVTISYQTRICGTFYNPETQQIQEFKYCGVSFDGWKNKLCQFWEAKARYDQFLISSRQKKHWWKGDRSAVKQAARHQAVATINQPLKVVWIFMQPISFAYFQRIFIGFKDIIVRYQP